The following proteins are encoded in a genomic region of Betaproteobacteria bacterium:
- the rplK gene encoding 50S ribosomal protein L11, whose protein sequence is MAKKVIGYIKLQVPAGKANPSPPIGPALGQRGLNIMEFCKAFNAQTQGLEVGLPIPVVITAFADKSFTFVMKTPPATVLIKKAAGVTKGSPKPHTDKVGKLTRAQAEQIAKTKMPDLTASDMDAAVKTIAGSARSMGIEVEGL, encoded by the coding sequence ATGGCAAAGAAGGTCATCGGCTACATCAAGTTACAGGTGCCTGCCGGGAAGGCGAACCCGTCGCCTCCCATCGGCCCCGCGCTGGGTCAGCGCGGATTGAACATCATGGAGTTCTGCAAGGCGTTCAATGCCCAGACCCAAGGGCTGGAAGTGGGGCTGCCCATTCCAGTCGTGATCACGGCTTTCGCGGACAAGAGTTTCACGTTCGTGATGAAGACGCCGCCCGCAACCGTGCTCATCAAGAAAGCGGCTGGCGTCACCAAGGGCTCGCCCAAGCCGCATACCGACAAGGTGGGGAAGCTGACGCGCGCCCAAGCCGAGCAGATCGCAAAGACCAAGATGCCCGATCTCACCGCATCCGATATGGATGCTGCCGTCAAGACGATCGCAGGCAGCGCCCGCAGCATGGGCATCGAAGTGGAGGGGCTGTGA
- the rplJ gene encoding 50S ribosomal protein L10, with protein sequence MGLNLEQKKAVVAEVGAKVAQAQAIVLAEYRGIGVGDMTKLRAKARESGVYFRVLRNTLARRAVAETPFANLADKMIGPLAYGMSSDPVAVAKVMHEYAKANDKFVIRGGAMPNVVMGPKEVAALATLPSRDELLAKLLGTMQAPISQFVRTLNEVPGRFVRTVAAIRDKKAEQPA encoded by the coding sequence TTGGGTCTGAATCTGGAGCAGAAGAAGGCGGTGGTGGCCGAGGTCGGCGCGAAGGTCGCGCAGGCTCAGGCTATCGTGCTTGCCGAGTATCGCGGCATCGGGGTAGGTGACATGACGAAGTTGCGCGCGAAAGCGCGTGAGTCGGGTGTCTACTTCCGCGTGCTTCGCAATACGCTGGCACGCCGCGCCGTGGCGGAGACGCCGTTCGCCAATCTGGCCGACAAGATGATCGGTCCGCTGGCGTATGGCATGTCGTCCGATCCGGTGGCGGTAGCCAAGGTGATGCACGAGTACGCCAAGGCGAACGACAAGTTCGTCATCCGCGGCGGGGCGATGCCCAATGTGGTGATGGGACCGAAGGAAGTTGCGGCCCTCGCCACCCTGCCAAGCCGCGACGAACTGCTGGCCAAGCTGTTGGGAACCATGCAGGCGCCCATTTCGCAATTCGTCCGCACCTTGAACGAGGTGCCCGGACGATTCGTGCGGACGGTCGCTGCGA
- the rplA gene encoding 50S ribosomal protein L1, which produces MAKLSKRVKTLRTTVDRTKLYGVDDAIGLVKQNATAKFNESIDVAINLGVDAKKSDQVVRGSVVLPRGTGKTVRVAVFAQGEAAKAAQAAGADLVGMEDIAEQVKAGNIAFDVCIAAPDAMRVVGQLGQILGPRGLMPNPKVGTVTPNVAEAVRNAKAGQVQYRTDKAGIVQCTIGRASFEPVALRENLLALVDALNKARPAAAKGIYLRKISLTSTMGVGVRVDQASLQQQA; this is translated from the coding sequence ATGGCAAAGCTTTCGAAGCGGGTCAAGACCCTGCGGACCACGGTTGACCGGACCAAGCTCTACGGCGTGGACGACGCGATCGGCCTGGTGAAGCAGAATGCGACAGCCAAGTTCAACGAGTCCATCGACGTCGCGATCAATCTTGGTGTCGACGCCAAGAAGTCGGACCAGGTCGTCCGCGGTTCGGTTGTCCTTCCGCGCGGCACTGGCAAGACCGTGCGTGTTGCCGTGTTCGCGCAAGGTGAGGCAGCCAAGGCGGCTCAGGCCGCTGGGGCCGATCTTGTCGGGATGGAAGACATTGCCGAGCAGGTGAAGGCCGGCAACATCGCTTTCGATGTCTGTATTGCCGCCCCGGATGCCATGCGGGTGGTGGGTCAACTTGGTCAGATCCTGGGGCCGCGCGGCTTGATGCCCAACCCGAAGGTCGGCACGGTGACGCCCAACGTGGCCGAAGCCGTTCGCAATGCCAAGGCTGGCCAGGTCCAATACCGCACGGACAAGGCCGGAATCGTGCAGTGCACGATCGGGCGTGCGTCGTTCGAACCGGTTGCGTTGCGGGAGAATCTGCTTGCCCTCGTCGATGCGCTGAACAAGGCGCGTCCGGCGGCGGCGAAGGGGATCTATCTCCGGAAGATCTCTCTGACAAGCACGATGGGCGTGGGTGTTCGCGTCGATCAGGCGAGTCTGCAGCAGCAAGCATGA